One window of Ziziphus jujuba cultivar Dongzao chromosome 5, ASM3175591v1 genomic DNA carries:
- the LOC107403423 gene encoding transcription factor VIP1, producing MAGKPPTTATDMAIDQMPETPHRGSHHRRAHSDTSFRFPNFDDLLLFDPSDLDLSALPSPSPSPSPSPSPAARGVPVPVDSSKSSDESSGPNPRVRNRASGSSGPISHFRSLSVDSDFFDGLGFAGDTGKEVVGEKRPGHGHSNSIDGLEAESALLGVDGVKKSMGPDRLAELALIDPKRAKRILANRQSAARSKERKIRYTNELEKKVQTLQTEATTLSAQVTLLQRDTTGLTAENKELKLRLQAMEQQAQLREALNEKLREEVQRLKIATGQMQTINGNPFNRGLPQFASHQPALHPFGGPQAQQQQQPHHMLQSSNNNQTRNGQPNPSFMDYNQRV from the exons ATGGCGGGAAAACCACCGACGACGGCGACGGACATGGCCATAGACCAGATGCCCGAGACCCCACATAGAGGGTCCCACCACCGTAGGGCCCACTCCGACACCTCCTTTCGCTTCCCGAACTTCGACGACCTCCTTCTCTTCGACCCTTCCGACCTCGATCTCTCTGCCCTCCCTTCCCCTTCACCGTCTCCGTCCCCTTCTCCTTCACCGGCGGCACGTGGAGTCCCAGTGCCGGTCGACTCCTCCAAGTCCTCTGATGAATCCTCCGGTCCAAACCCCAGGGTTAGGAACAGGGCTTCTGGGTCTTCTGGGCCAATTTCTCACTTTAGGAGTTTGTCTGTGGACTCTGATTTCTTCGATGGCTTGGGCTTCGCCGGAGACACTGGGAAAGAAGTGGTCGGAGAGAAGAGGCCTGGACATGGGCATAGCAATTCCATCGATGGATTGGAGGCAGAGTCGGCTTTGTTGGGAGTTGATGGTGTTAAGAAGTCTATGGGTCCTGATAGGCTCGCTGAGCTCGCTCTGATTGACCCCAAAAGAGCCAAAAG GATTCTTGCTAACAGACAATCAGCTGCGCGTTCCAAGGAGAGGAAGATACGTTATACAAATGAGCTGGAGAAGAAGGTACAGACACTTCAGACAGAAGCAACCACCCTCTCAGCACAGGTCACACTCTTACAG AGAGACACTACTGGGTTAACTGCTGAGAATAAGGAGCTCAAACTTCGATTACAAGCTATGGAACAACAAGCACAACTCAGAGAAG CATTGAATGAAAAATTAAGAGAAGAAGTACAGCGGCTTAAGATAGCTACTGGACAAATGCAAACCATAAATGGCAATCCTTTCAACAGGGGGCTCCCTCAATTTGCTTCTCACCAGCCAGCCTTGCACCCTTTTGGTGGCCCCCAGGCCCAGCAACAGCAACAGCCGCATCACATGCTTCAGTCATCCAACAATAACCAAACTCGTAACGGGCAGCCTAATCCTAGCTTCATGGACTACAACCAGAGGGTGTAG
- the LOC107421666 gene encoding abscisic acid 8'-hydroxylase 1 yields the protein MELSILLIMVLLSILVLSVFFVLQLWYTPKSMEVIPGSLGWPIIGESLPFISEFSSPSGIYSFMNKRQQRYGKVFKTLVLGRFTVFMTGREASKSLLTGKDGMVSLNLFYTGQQVLGPTSLLQTTGEAHKRLRRLIAEPLSIEGLKKYFHFIDTLSIETLEQWSGRTVFVLEEASTFTLKVIGNMIMSLEPSGEEQEKFRANFKLISSSFASLPFKIPGTAFYRGIKARDRMYSMLDSTISKRRNGDEFRQDFLESLVMKHSKARGGEEQDDGDEDKLTDQQLKDNILTLLVAGHDTTTAALTWLIKFLGENPPVLERLREEHKQIQANRNYGPNLTWSAVNNMPYTAKVISETLRRATILPWFSRKAAQDFEIDGYKIKKGWSVNLDVVSIHHDSEVFPNPEQFDPSRFDVPLKPLSFLGFGSGQRMCPGINLAKLEISIFIHHLVCRYNWRPLEKDDAVQPTLVRMPKNKYPIVVEPL from the exons ATGGAGCTAAGCATCTTACTGATCATGGTGCTCCTATCCATACTTGTGCTTTCAGTTTTCTTTGTGTTGCAGCTTTGGTATACACCAAAATCCATGGAGGTAATCCCAGGAAGTTTGGGTTGGCCAATCATAGGTGAAAGTTTACCATTTATATCTGAATTTTCAAGCCCATCTGGTATTTACAGCTTCATGAACAAGAGGCAGCAGAG GTACGGAAAAGTGTTCAAAACACTAGTGTTGGGGAGATTCACTGTGTTTATGACTGGAAGAGAAGCAAGCAAGAGCTTGTTGACAGGAAAAGATGGGATGGTAAGCTTGAACCTGTTTTATACAGGGCAGCAGGTGTTAGGCCCCACAAGCTTGCTCCAAACCACCGGAGAAGCACACAAGCGGCTCCGGCGACTGATTGCAGAGCCCCTATCAATTGAAGGGTTGAAaaagtattttcattttattgacACCCTCTCAATTGAAACCTTGGAACAATGGTCTGGAAGAACAGTCTTTGTTCTTGAAGAAGCTTCAACA TTCACTCTCAAAGTGATTGGCAATATGATAATGAGCTTGGAGCCAAGTGGTGAAGAACAGGAGAAGTTTCGAGCCAATTTCAAACTCATCTCTTCCTCTTTTGCTTCCTTGCCATTTAAAATCCCAGGAACAGCATTTTACCGTGGCATTAAG GCTCGGGATAGGATGTATTCGATGTTGGACTCGACAATATCCAAGAGGAGAAATGGAGATGAGTTTCGACAAGATTTCTTGGAATCACTGGTAATGAAACACAGCAAAGCAAGAGGAGGAGAGGAACAGGATGATGGTGATGAAGATAAACTGACTGATCAACAACTGAAGGACAACATATTGACTCTGCTTGTTGCAGGTCATGATACCACAACTGCTGCTCTTACATGGCTCATCAAATTCCTTGGAGAAAATCCTCCTGTTTTGGAACGGCTCAGA GAAGAACATAAACAGATTCAAGCAAACAGAAATTATGGACCAAATCTCACTTGGTCTGCTGTCAATAACATGCCTTACACAGCAAAA GTAATTAGTGAAACTCTTCGAAGAGCGACAATATTGCCTTGGTTTTCAAGAAAAGCTGCTCAGGATTTTGAGATTGATG GATACAAAATCAAGAAAGGCTGGTCAGTGAATTTGGATGTTGTTTCCATCCACCATGATTCAGAAGTTTTTCCCAATCCCGAACAGTTTGATCCTTCCAGATTTGAT GTACCCTTGAAGCCTCTTAGCTTTCTTGGATTTGGTAGTGGACAAAGAATGTGTCCAGGCATCAATCTGGCGAAACTTGAGATCTCTATTTTCATCCATCATCTGGTTTGTAGATACAA TTGGAGGCCTTTAGAGAAGGATGATGCAGTCCAGCCAACACTTGTGAGGATGCCGAAAAACAAGTATCCTATTGTAGTTGAGCCCCTCTAA